From a region of the Hymenobacter jejuensis genome:
- a CDS encoding DinB family protein, whose amino-acid sequence MNQPDRERLLNELQHLLEGGNAHVSFEEACADVPPSLLNQAVPELPYTLWQLAEHIRIAQWDIVEFCINPAHVSPKWPDEYWPAPDAQGDAASWAATLTQIREDRERFLTLIRDPAQDLFATLPHGTGQNLFREAVLIADHSAYHTGQIILLRRLLRNWG is encoded by the coding sequence ATGAACCAGCCCGACCGCGAACGCCTCCTCAACGAATTACAGCATCTGCTAGAAGGCGGCAATGCGCATGTGTCTTTCGAAGAGGCTTGCGCCGACGTGCCGCCCTCCTTGCTCAACCAAGCCGTGCCGGAACTACCCTACACGCTCTGGCAGCTGGCCGAGCACATCCGCATCGCGCAGTGGGACATCGTCGAATTCTGTATCAATCCGGCGCACGTATCCCCGAAGTGGCCCGACGAATACTGGCCGGCTCCGGACGCGCAGGGCGATGCAGCGAGTTGGGCGGCGACGCTCACCCAGATTCGGGAGGATCGGGAGCGCTTTCTGACCCTGATCCGCGATCCGGCCCAGGATCTGTTTGCGACTTTGCCGCACGGCACCGGCCAGAATCTCTTTCGCGAGGCCGTGCTCATCGCCGACCATTCGGCTTACCACACCGGCCAGATCATTCTGCTGCGGCGCCTGCTCCGCAACTGGGGCTAA
- a CDS encoding DUF2939 domain-containing protein, producing the protein MRRILLYTLICTVLASLFWFRSGPYRALRHLQEAAAAGDVVALNRYADLPAVQVGLHEQLLALAARPSGHMPDAAKASGNSFRLVAVSAANTWVDALVASALQPRHLAALVRGHCAAAFGQEPEPAAQPGEEENGPMQAGVFESMDRYTLCVLDPNTHAPAVTLTLRRTGLTWRLTDVQLPFEAVQHTIPVAAY; encoded by the coding sequence ATGAGAAGAATTCTACTTTATACATTGATCTGTACGGTGTTAGCTAGCCTGTTTTGGTTTCGGTCGGGCCCGTACCGTGCGTTGCGTCACCTTCAGGAAGCCGCCGCGGCCGGCGACGTGGTAGCCCTCAACCGCTACGCCGACTTGCCCGCCGTGCAGGTCGGGCTACACGAGCAGTTGCTGGCCCTTGCCGCGCGGCCTAGCGGGCACATGCCCGACGCCGCGAAGGCTTCCGGCAACTCCTTCCGGCTCGTGGCGGTGTCGGCTGCCAACACTTGGGTCGATGCGTTGGTCGCTTCGGCTTTGCAGCCGCGCCATTTGGCCGCTTTGGTACGGGGCCACTGCGCCGCTGCGTTTGGTCAGGAGCCCGAACCAGCCGCGCAGCCGGGTGAGGAGGAAAACGGACCGATGCAGGCCGGGGTATTTGAATCCATGGACCGTTACACGCTTTGTGTGCTGGACCCCAACACGCACGCGCCGGCCGTGACGCTTACCCTGCGCCGCACCGGCCTGACGTGGCGCCTTACCGATGTGCAGTTGCCCTTCGAAGCCGTCCAACATACAATTCCCGTTGCTGCCTACTGA